A section of the Scleropages formosus chromosome 12, fSclFor1.1, whole genome shotgun sequence genome encodes:
- the cryba2b gene encoding beta-crystallin A2b: MTTQQMQMEQMGQFRITVWEEENFQGKRCEFMQECRNIMERGFRKIRSIKVENGAFVGFEYPEYQGQQFILEKGDYPRYEAWSGNSGYRTEHLLSFRPIKCANHSDSKVTLYECNDLQGRKFEICDDYPSLQAMGWCSKEVPSIKVNSGAWVAYQFPGYRGYQYILERDRREGEYRNYNEYSTQAHTHQIQSIRRIQQ; the protein is encoded by the exons ATGACCACTCAGCAGATGCAGATGGAGCAGATGGGGCAGTTCAGGATAACTGTCTGGGAGGAGGAGAACTTCCAGGGCAAGCGCTGCGAGTTCATGCAGGAGTGCCGGAACATCATGGAGAGGGGCTTCCGCAAGATCCGCTCCATCAAGGTTGAGAACGGCGC CTTCGTAGGGTTCGAGTACCCTGAGTACCAGGGTCAGCAGTTTATTCTGGAGAAGGGAGACTACCCACGCTATGAAGCCTGGAGTGGAAACAGCGGCTACAGGACAGAGCATCTGCTGTCCTTCAGACCAATTAAATGTGCT AAccacagtgacagcaaggtGACCCTCTACGAGTGCAACGACCTCCAGGGACGCAAGTTCGAGATCTGCGATGACTACCCTTCTCTGCAGGCTATGGGCTGGTGCAGCAAGGAGGTCCCGTCCATCAAAGTCAATTCTGGAGC CTGGGTGGCTTACCAGTTCCCTGGTTACCGTGGATACCAGTATATCCTGGAGAGAGACAGGCGTGAGGGAGAGTACAGAAACTACAACGAGTACAGCACCCAGGCCCATACCCACCAGATCCAGTCTATTCGCAGGATTCAGCAATAA